From the Juglans microcarpa x Juglans regia isolate MS1-56 chromosome 7D, Jm3101_v1.0, whole genome shotgun sequence genome, the window TTTAGTACGGAACTCAAATTTGAGATCTCACCAGAATCTCTCTTGCGCACCACATTAGCAAGAATCAAATCTCGTATATCATCATACTTTAATTTCATCTTACCAGCATAATTACTTACAACCAttctcatggcctcccaactattcaACAATGACGCCAACAAGATCAAAACCCAAATGTCATCATCGAATTCAATTTCAACTTtcgacaattgatttgtgatgtATTAAATCCATTCAGATGTTGTGCGATCAACGTACCTTCTGCCATCTTCAGGTTTAACATTTTCTTCATCAGATGCACCTTGTTATTTGTTGACAACTTTTCATCAATGCTAGACAAAGTTGCCATAAGATTCGCTATGGTATTTTCCTTGATAATGTTGTGTGCAACTGATCTTGATAAGGTCAGCTGAATAACCCCCAAGATATGTTGGTCTAATAAGTTCCAATCAGCATCTTTTATGTTGTCCAGCTTCTTCCCCAGTAAAGGAAGATAGAgtctcttcccatagagatTAATCTCGATCTGCTTTCTCCAATACTTGAAGTTTGTGCCATCAAACTTCTAAAGTCTAGATACCTTCACTTCTTCTCCTATCATCCTTTCTCCCTCATACTTGAACCAGGCTcttgatataaaaaatgataacaaaagAGCAAAGTAAAACAAGAATCAATCAAATACGACACAAAATTCATATGGTTCGGCAATGTGCATTCGTCCAGAGAGCTGCATAGGATTCTATTCTCTTGAGGAATGTCAAAATACTCTTTGGGGTGAATTATGATTTTTCATATAGACATACTtcgcataatatatatatatatatggttgtgaTGCAGAAATCCTAATCAAAGCAGTTATCGATGTTATGCACTCGAGTGTGTGTTGAGCGAGCCTCGAGTAAACTATATGCCTAAATCTCGCTCAAGCGAAATGACGAGCGAACTCTCTATTTGATCTTTGCTCGAACCAATTGTTGAGCGAGTGTCGAACCAACTATTTGTATGAGTTCTCTCTAGCGCTATTTCAAGTGAAAGTTGAGTGAACTCTTAGTTTGTCTCTACTTAAGTCATGAACCTAGAtccacaaacccaacaaaattgtcaaatattcttttagaaattaaagtttcatgttaaaatatttaacaattaGCTCTTACACATGATGCTAACTGTGTTgagtgataagaaaaaaaaaaaagtaaaatgaaaaatgaaattaatcaCACAACGAATATCTACAACCAAAAAATCACATCGAATGTTTGTCGGGTTGAATTATCAAATCGTACTACCAAAAATACAACCAAGCTCGCCTGATAGAGGTCCAACACAAACAAGTGCAAAGCGAGTATGTGGCCATTTTCTGGCAGCATATTTGTGTAGTTCATACGGTGTATGTATACATGTATTACGTACAATGATACTGGTAAAACTTGGTACAAATTAAGTCATCTCTAATTGCATAAAGGTATAAATAAAATCAGACTTCGATCTGCGAATCATGTTATAATACCCAGCGTTTTGTGCAGCCCAGCCTATTTCTTTTAGGATTAAcataaaaaacagagagagcTAGTGACTTGTACGCACCGTTTCTCTAAGGTTTTCCTTCCAAATTCTGAATGTCAAAATTAAGCTAcgccccttcttcttcctcctctgtTTCTTCATTTCACGTTCTGGCCACGCTCCTTCATCCCAGCAACGCAGCCCACGTTTTctgtttttactatttttttttggtatgtttctttgcatatatagttttttcGGTTAGCCACAGTTTATTCATCACTGAGTTTACATTTGAAAACCAgtttaatttgattaaaatcaATGACGCAGAAATTTTGGTACAGGAAACTAAgaatcttaactcattttaattcatctcactactattcaccaCAATGATCAGAAAGAAATTGGGGCGTTAGATATGTGGTCAGACCGTGCATTATTCATCAACATTCTCTTCATTctatcttccatttttttattttttatccacATAATATAAGATAAGAGTGAAGAAATCATTCAACTAGCGCGATTAACTTTTCCACACGAATACTTCCACATTTGaagcataagaaaaaaaaaaaaaaaaaaacaaaacaaagatgcGGAACTTCGAACTGGCCAACAGAACAAGCAAAAAGACTCCCACTTTTCAGCATCCATCAAAGATGCAGAACAATGTCATTAGCCAAATATCTTAACAGTCCTGACTTCAGGTTTCTTCACTTCTTCTTTAAAAATCATTATGGTGAGAACTCCATTCTTCATTGTAGTTTTAATCTAATTCATTTTTGCATTCTTCGGTAGCTAAAACTCCTCAAAAACTTGCCACTGCTGCGCTCCAGCGTAGGACGTGTGTCGTTCTTATCTTCCTTAGTTCTCCACATTTCTCTCCCCACTTATCTGAGGCACTCTTCCATCTTCAATTTCAACCttcacttcttttttctttagctCCGGAAGATTCGCCTTGAGTAAGTGGACTTCTGGTGCGTCCTTCCAGTCGATTCGAATGTTGGTTAATGTCGAACTTTCCCGACAACACGCGGAAAAAAGGGCAGAAATAAGTGAAGAACAAAGAGCAAAGTCACCCACAGGATCCCAGAGTTGGAAGGTGAGAGAATACGTGGACCCCCAAAACGGAATTGCCACATATTTCTGTTATTAGAGTTTCTTCTCTATAGATTTAGTGTATATTTCACGAATTGCCTGCCGTAATgcacttaattatttttaaaaataaataaatgttaaacttatataaaaaaaaaatttaattttttaataataaatctcttttttttttaaaaaataattatataataattatatatttcacgGTTATATATAACATTGCAGAACAGTTTTAGGATTACCACATCTTCGAGCGCTTTCCAAGTTCTTCGACAATTAGAAGGCTTCAACGACAGGTAGGGTATTTAGAAATACTCGGTGGGCTTTCTAGTCCTTTCCAGAACAATATTGGAATTTGGAGGCTTTCGAGGTTTGACCGACGAACATTTTTGGGCATTATCGGGAACATCATTGGCTGACCCAAAATTTGCTTATAACCTAAAGTTTGTGAGCCCCACACGTAGATTTTGCTGATGTTTCCTCTTGGGAAGGTTCACGAAGCAGTCGTTAATAGAGAACGAGAACACTCGGGAAAGTACTCGAAGAATTCCTTTAGTTCTCGTGAAATCGCTCGAAGGATCCTACTTAAATCTATAAATTGGAGAGCCCATTATCGTGCTTCTCAAACTTGTAAGAATTCCTGAGGtgtttttgtaatatttctcGACTCAATCTTAGTCGATTGCACTGCTTCCGTACGAAATTGTCAAAGAAAACAAGCGAAGATGTCGTTGATTCCGAGTTCATTTTGTGGCAGACGAAGCAACGTCTTCGATCCATTCTCGCTCGAAATATGGGATCCCTTTAAGAATTTTccactctcttcttcttctctatcaGGATCTCAGATTGCGAGGGAGAATTCTGCTTTCGTCAATTCTCGCGTGGATTGGAAGGAGACCCCAGAAGCCCATGTGTTCAAGGCGGATCTCCCGGGGCTCAAGAAGGAGGAAGTGAAGGTTGAGGTTGAAGACGACAGAGTGCTTCAGATAAGCGGGGAGAGGAATGTGGAGAAGGAAGACAAGACCAACACCTGGCATAGGGTGGAGCGCAGCAGTGGCAAATTCTTGAGGAGGTTCAGGCTGCCAGAAAACGCAAAGATGGATCAGGTTAAGGCTGCCATGGAAAATGGGGTTCTCACTGTTACTGTTCCCAAAGCAGAGGTGAAGAAACCAGACGTCAAGGCCATTGAAATTTCTGGTTGAAGTTTGTAGGAGTCGTCTCCCGTATTGTCACTGACCTTTTTtcgtttctattttttttttctaataattattgtttgtaaaataaaatatagacgTGGGAAGTGACTATACGTGTGTCTTTGTGTTTTGAAAACCATGTGTAATCAATTTAAGCTGCCAATATTTTGTGTACGAAGCATCGGAGAAAATGTCCGTATAAATGTTGctctaaataaattttaagtaagtattttaaaatttaaatcgctatgtttttgttttttttttttaagaaatcgctgttttttttttcattttttaaagtttttaaaaaatcaaatgcatCAGAAGCTGCAATTGAAAAAGTTACATTTAAGATGTAAGCAGAATAGCTAACAGCATTTTGGTCTTGACATTTGGCGTGTTGAGTTCTTATTCCGGAACAATTTTGCTAGGTACAATCGATAGTTGACTATTGCAGTCGTAATgcgtagaaaaaaaaaaaaaaaaaatttaagaaagaaagaagaaagaatactCGCTCGGTCTTCCTCTGTCTCTCTCACCCCTCCCGGCTTCTgcctcttttctctctccctctctttatCATAAAAATCCTTTTTGTGTCAATCTCCCTGCACATCCGTTTTTAAGAAGGAATCACTATCGTGGTCTTTGAGTTTGAGCACCAAAGTGGCATAGATCTTGCATTGAGCGCGGCACTTTTTATGGGTTTCAAGATTTCGGGCATTTGGTTGGCGAGAAAATGGGAAAAGTCTTGACTTTGTTTTGAAAGGAGGATTCCGAATTCGAAATGCATGCATTTGTATTCATTTTATgtagtaatttatttttaataacttCAGGCATTTTGTTGGCGAGACAATGTGGGAAAgtctgctatttttttttttttttgaaaacagaGCAACTTTCATTCATAATAATTCTTCAATACAATGTCTGTCAAACTCTAGCTTACTAGAGATAATAAGAGGCCCTTCCTCGACCCAACATTGCATTTCTTCTAAAGAC encodes:
- the LOC121239101 gene encoding 18.1 kDa class I heat shock protein-like, with the protein product MSLIPSSFCGRRSNVFDPFSLEIWDPFKNFPLSSSSLSGSQIARENSAFVNSRVDWKETPEAHVFKADLPGLKKEEVKVEVEDDRVLQISGERNVEKEDKTNTWHRVERSSGKFLRRFRLPENAKMDQVKAAMENGVLTVTVPKAEVKKPDVKAIEISG